Proteins from one Mus caroli chromosome 3, CAROLI_EIJ_v1.1, whole genome shotgun sequence genomic window:
- the Synpo2 gene encoding synaptopodin-2 isoform X1: MGTGDFICISMTGGAPWGFRLQGGKEEKQPLQVAKIRSQSKASGSGLREGDEVVSINGNPCADLTYPEVIKLMEGITDSLHLLIKRPSSGTSETLDSESGTTNHQHLTHEGPTESTTLQIQQATETQSKDFFLAPVQTKVPLTEDQSNAWGYAECPKQEQVPPMLGSQEGHLVEEVILRKKAEAGQPGHVVELQLSLSKERHQCTSGPIVTLQGNEKFKSPDPDWSSQHERTVHINSIPAPEKADTSLTSSTSSGRELRVIQGRDPGGAGLPQVEVILDCSDRLKAEECRLQTGRGCVASPVEGGRSEAPPSLVSFAVSSEGTEHGEDQRSGKDHSRPHKHRARHARLRRSESLSEKQVKEAKSKCKSIALLLTDAPNPNSKGVLMFKKRRRRARKYTLVSYGTGELEREEEEEEEDQEAGDKDEISDVAFLGTSESEVDEELLSDIDDNTQVVNFDWDSGLVDIEKRLNRGDKMEMLPDTTGKGALMFAKRRERMEQFTAQNEEEKTGGMAGGGPDALQTDGLRTMTSYQRKEESVRMQSSVSESSFQMGRSLASVPQQNGFSGVSETAGAQRMIPMNRTAKPFLGSMNQPAAPFSPTRSVTSPISDFPAPPPYSAVSPPPEAFSRGISSPVAGPAQPPPWPQPAPWSQPAFYDSSEQIASRDERIAVPAKRTGILQEAKRRGTTKPMFTFKETKVSPNPELLSLLQNAEGKRGTGGDSGPEEDYLSLGAEACNFMQSSAKQKTPPPVAPKPTVKSSSSSQPVAPVSPVWSPGVAPAQRPAFSTSNPPNPPQVTAVSSIKIAQPTAPPARPASALNLAGPFKGPQAVVVSHNYTPKPSAPTPLVNAAPAGAGGPSNELPGMSGKGAQLFAKRQSRMEKYVVDSDTVQAHTVRAQSPTPSLPASWKYSSNVRAPPPVAYNPIHSPSYPLAAIKSQPPGAQASKTSKKKGKKPLNTLDVMKHQPYQLNASLFTFQPPDSKDGLPQKSTVKVSSAPAMKQALPPRQAAVGSPTNAQASSVYSVPAYTSQPNFFAEATSPVSASPVPVSVPTSPKQESTSTSYFVAPRPKFSAKKSGVTVQVWKPSVVEE, from the exons atTCGAAGCCAGAGCAAGGCGTCGGGCTCTGGGCTGCGTGAGGGGGATGAAGTGGTGTCCATCAATGGCAACCCCTGTGCAGACCTTACTTACCCCGAAGTCATCAAGCTTATGGAAGGCATAACGGACTCTCTGCACTTGCTTATTAAAAG ACCCTCTAGTGGAACAAGTGAGACTTTGGATTCTGAATCAGGAACTACAAACCATCAGCATCTTACACATGAGGGGCCCACGGAAAGTACCACCCTGCAGATTCAGCAAGCCACCGAGACCCAGAGCAAAGACTTCTTTCTTGCTCCAGTCCAGACAAAAGTTCCCCTAACTGAGGACCAAAGCAATGCCTGGGGTTATGCAGAATGTCCAAAACAAGAACAAGTTCCCCCGATGCTTGGTTCCCAAGAAGGACACTTGGTAGAAGAGGTCATCTTAAggaaaaaggcagaagcaggccagcCAGGCCATGTGGTTGAGCTACAGCTGTCCCTCTCAAAGGAAAGACATCAATGCACCAGTGGCCCTATAGTGACTCTCCAGGGAAATGAAAAATTCAAGTCTCCAGACCCAGACTGGAGCTCACAACACGAGAGGACTGTCCACATAAATTCGATCCCTGCTCCTGAGAAAGCAGACACTTCTCTGACGTCCAGCACCTCCAGTGGCCGAGAGTTGAGAGTGATCCAGGGAAGAGACCCAGGAGGCGCAGGGCTGCCCCAGGTGGAAGTGATTCTAGATTGCTCTGACAGGCTGAAGGCTGAAGAGTGCAGGCTGCAGACAGGAAGGGGGTGTGTGGCTTCTCCCGTGGAAGGAGGGCGGTCAGAAGCGCCTCCTTCTCTGGTCTCCTTTGCGGTCTCGTCAGAAGGCACCGAGCACGGAGAAGATCAACGCTCGGGAAAGGATCACAGCAGACCACACAAGCACCGCGCACGCCATGCTC GGCTCAGGAGGAGTGAAAGTCTATCtgaaaagcaagtgaaagaagCAAAGTCTAAATGCAAAAGCATCGCCCTCCTCCTAACAGATGCTCCCAACCCAAACTCCAAGGGGGTGTTGATGTTTAAGAAGCGGAGGCGGAGGGCCCGGAAGTACACCCTAGTCAGTTACGGTACTGGCGAGCTTGAgcgagaggaggaagaggaggaggaggaccaggaagcaggtgaCAAGGACGAGATAAGTGACGTTGCATTTCTTGGAACCAGTGAGTCGGAAGTGGATGAAGAGTTGCTGTCTGACATTGACGACAACACCCAAGTTGTGAACTTTGATTGGGATTCTGGACTGGTGGACATTGAAAAGAGACTCAACCGAGGGGACAAGATGGAGATGTTGCCAGACACCACAGGCAAAGGAGCGCTCATGTTtgccaagaggagagagaggatggaacAGTTCACAGCCCAAAATGAAGAGGAGAAGACGGGTGGGATGGCAGGTGGAGGACCGGATGCCCTGCAGACGGACGGTCTGAGAACTATGACTTCTTATCAGCGAAAAGAAGAATCGGTAAGAATGCAGAGCTCTGTGAGCGAAAGTTCCTTCCAGATGGGACGTAGTCTTGCCAGTGTGCCACAACAGAATGGCTTCAGTGGAGTGTCAGAGACAGCAGGGGCCCAGAGGATGATCCCTATGAATAGAACCGCCAAGCCCTTCCTAGGATCTATGAACCAGCCAGCAGCACCATTCTCCCCAACGCGGAGTGTGACAAGTCCCATCTCTGACTTCCCGGCTCCGCCACCATACTCTGCGGTCTCACCTCCACCGGAAGCCTTCTCCAGGGGGATATCAAGCCCAGTGGCTGGCCCAGCACAGCCCCCTCCATGGCCCCAGCCTGCTCCATGGTCACAACCAGCCTTCTATGATTCATCTGAACAAATAGCTTCCCGCGATGAGAGAATCGCAGTGCCGGCCAAAAGAACGGGAATACTGCAGGAAGCCAAAAGACGAGGCACAACAAAACCCATGTTtactttcaaagaaaccaaagtaaGCCCCAACCCCGAACTCCTGTCACTTCTTCAAAATGCAGAAGGCAAGCGAGGCACTGGAGGGGACTCTGGGCCGGAAGAAGACTACCTCAGTTTAGGCGCAGAGGCTTGTAACTTCATGCAGAGTTCTGCCAAACAAAAGACCCCACCTCCTGTCGCTCCAAAGCCTACAGTcaagtcctcctcttcctcccaaccGGTAGCCCCAGTTTCTCCAGTCTGGTCTCCAGGAGTGGCTCCAGCCCAGCGTCCTGCCTTCTCCACATCAAATCCACCGAACCCACCACAGGTCACTGCTGTGTCCTCCATCAAAATAGCTCAGCCTACCGCCCCTCCTGCCCGGCCCGCGAGTGCGCTGAACCTGGCTGGTCCTTTCAAAGGTCCCCAAGCAGTAGTGGTCAGTCATAACTACACGCCCAAGCCATCAGCGCCCACACCATTAGTAAATGCTGCTCCTGCTGGTGCAGGGGGACCATCCAATGAGCTTCCTGGAATGAGTGGGAAAGGAGCCCAACTCTTTGCTAAAAGGCAGTCAAGGATGGAGAAGTATGTGGTAGATTCCGACACAGTGCAGGCCCACACAGTTCGGGCCCAGTCTCCCACTCCATCCCTGCCCGCCAGTTGGAAGTACTCCTCCAACGTCCGAGCACCCCCGCCCGTGGCCTACAATCCTATCCATTCCCCCTCTTACCCACTGGCTGCTATCAAGTCTCAACCACCGGGTGCCCAGGCTTCCAAAACGAGCAAGAAAAAGGGCAAGAAACCTCTTAACACTTTGGATGTCATGAAGCATCAACCGTATCAGCTCAACGCGTCTTTGTTTACCTTTCAACCCCCTGATTCAAAGGATGGCCTCCCTCAAAAGTCAACAGTCAAGGTCAGTTCAGCCCCGGCCATGAAGCAAGCCCTCCCTCCCCGGCAGGCGGCTGTTGGGTCTCCCACAAATGCACAGGCTTCTTCTGTGTACTCCGTACCAGCTTATACCTCTCAGCCCAACTTCTTTGCGGAGGCCACCTCACCCGTCAGCGCATCCCCGGTGCCTGTGAGTGTCCCCACCTCTCCGAAGCAAGAATCGACCTCCACATCCTATTTTGTGGCTCCAAGGCCGAAGTTCTCAGCCAAGAAAAGTGGGGTCACAGTTCAGGTGTGGAAACCGTCAGTTGTGGAAGAGTAA